CGGTACGGGACTCGGCGGTGCAGGTCGTGCGGCCGCACGGGCTGACGCTGGAGGAGGTGGGCTACCCGGCGGACGAGGCCCTGGCAGCCCGCAACACAGCCTCCCGCCGCCTCCGCACCCTGGGCGCCGACTAGGAGATCCACCCCCCGCCCCGGGGGCTCCGCCCGTCTCCGGTGCGTACGGATGCCGGGCGCTGGTCCCCGTCACTCCCGAAATCCGGGGCTTCGCCCGCGGTGCCCCAGGCCCCGTCGCCCCCCGCCGGGTGACCCTGACCTCCCAGCCCCGTGCGCCTCGGCCTCGCGCGCCCCCGGCAGGGGTGGGGTGGGGGCATGCGTTTTCTTGCCGGGCTCTGTTGCCTTCTTCTCCTCGCCGCCTGTGCCGGCCCCTCCTCCCTCGCCCCCGACGCCCGGCCCCCCGCCCCCTGTCGCGGTGTCGACTGCCTGCGTCACATGACCCTCCCCGAGAAGGCCGGGCAGATGATCCAGGTGCAGAACGCCTTCCTCGGCGACCCCCGCGACCTCGCCCGTCTCGGCATCGGTGCCATGCTCAGCGCCGGCGACGACGGCGGGCCCCGCGGCCCACGCGACGATGCCGCCGCGTGGGCCCGGATGGTCGACCGGTATCAGCGGGCAGCCCTGCGTGGCAGGCTGCGCATTCCGTTGCTCTACGGTGCCGACGCCGTGCACGGCATGAGCGGTACCACCGGGTCCGTGATCTTCCCGCACCACATCGGCATGGGCGCCACCCGCGATCCCGCTCTCGTCCGCCGCGCCGAGCGCGTCGCGCGGGACGAGACGCTCGGCGCCGGGGTGCGGTGGGCGTTCACGCCGTGCGTGTGCGTGCCGCAGGACGTGCGGTGGGGGCGTACCTACGAGGGGTACGCCGAGGATCCCGCCCTCGTGGGGAAGCTCGGCGCCGCCTCCGTGCGCGGGTTCCAGGGGCCCGCCCTCGGCCCCCGCTCCGTGCTCGCCACCGCCAAGCACTACCTCGGCGACGGCGGCACCGCCTACGGCACCGCCACCGGCGAAGGCCGGCTCCTCGACCAGGGCGACGTACGCGTCACGGAAGCCGAGCTGCGCCGCGTGCACCTCGCCCCGTACCGCGACGCCATCGCCGCCGGCGTCGGCTCCGTCATGGCCGGCTACAGCAGCGTCCACGGCACGAAGACCCACGGCGACCGGCGGCTCCTCACCGGCGTGCTCAAGGGCGAACTCGGCTTCCGCGGCTTCGTCGTCAGCGACTACGACGCCGTGCAGCAGCTCCCCGGCAAGGACCTCGCCGCCCAGGTCGCGCGGGCCGTCAACGCCGGCATCGACATGGTCATGGTCTCCAGGGACTACCGCGGCGTGCACCGCGCCCTCGTCGGCGGCGTCCGCCGCGGGGACATCCCCCGGCAGCGCGTGGACGACGCCGTACGCCGCATCCTCGCGGCCAAGGACCGCCTCGGGCTCTTCGACGACCCCTTCACCGATCCCGCCCGCACCGCCGCCGTCGGCTCCCCCCGGCACCGCGCCGTCGCGCGGCAGGTCGTACGGGCCTCGCAGGTGCTGCTCCGTAACGAACGCGGCGCGCTGCCGCTGCCGCGGCGCGGCCCGTACCGCATCGTCGTGGGCGGCAACGGCGCCGACGACCTGGGGCGGCAGCTCGGCGGCTGGTCGGTCGGCTGGCAGGGCGGTACGGGGCGGACGACGCGGGGGACGACGTTCCTCCAGGCGCTGCGGGCCGCCACCGCCGGCACCGGTATCGAGGTGGCGACCGAGGGGCGCGGCGACGTCGGGATCTGGGTCGGCGGCGAGAATCCGTACGCCGAGTGGTTCGGCGACTCCAGGACCCTTGCGCTGGGGGCGCGGAACGAGGCCGATCTCGCCGACGTGTGCGGGCGCGCGAAGACCTGCGTGGGCGTCCTGTACTCCGGGCGGCCGCTGGTGCTGGGGAAGGCGCTGGCGCGCACGGACGCCTTCGTGGCGGCGTGGCTGCCCGGGACGGAGGCGGGCGGGATCACGGACGCGCTCTTCGGGGCCGGGTTCAGCGGGCGGCTGCCGGTCACCTGGCCGCGCCGGGCGGCGGACGCCCCCGCTTCCCGGGAGGCGGGGGCGAATCCCCTGTTCCGGTACGGGGCCGGGCTCCGGCCCTACTGAAGGGGCGGGTGGGGTGCCGGCCGCGGCGTTTCCGGTCGTCCCGCGGGGGCGGGTCCCCCCCCGGCCCCCCTACCTCGCCGCGAACACCTCCGTGAACCCCTCCCGCCACGTCGGATGCCCCGGCTGCCACCCCAGCTCGCGCTTCGCCTTGTCGTTCGCCGCCCCCCGGCCTTCCGTCATCACCGTCGTCACCCACTTCCCCGCCGCCAGCCGCGCCAGCCACACCGGCAGTCGCCGCGGGGGCCGCGCGCCCATCGCCGCCGCCAGCCGCGGCAGCCATTCCTTCTGCGCCGCGGGGTCGTCGTCCGTGATGTTGTAGATGCCCGGCGTGCCCCGCTCCACCGCGGCGGCCGTCGCCGCCGCCGCGTCGTCGATGTGGATCAGCGAGATCACTCCCTCGCCGCGGCCCACCAGCGGCAGGAGGCGCTTGCGTACCATCTCCGCCTGCTCGCCGCCCGGGTAGATCGTCGTGCCGGGGCCGTAGAAGCCGCCGTAGCGCAGGACGATGCCCTCGATGCCGGGGGCGCTGGTGACCGCCTCCTCCAGGTGCTTCATGGCGCCCAGGCTCTGCTCGGTGCCGGGGGGCGGGGTGGTGTCGAGCGGGTCGTCCTCGGTCTTGATCAGGCCGCCCTCGCGCTTGTACGGCCAGCCGGCGAAGCTCTGCGCGATGAACCGGCGGGTGCCGGTCTCGGCGGCCGCCGCCAGCAGGTTGTCGGTGCCCTCGCTGCGCAGCCTGTTGGTGGTGGCGAAGACGGTGTCGAGGCGGCGGAGGTCGCGGGCGCTCAGACTGGTCTGCTGGGAGAGGGCGGTGGCCTCGTGCACGATCACCTCGGGGGCGGCGTTCGCCACCGCTGCGCGTACGGCAGCCGCGTCGAGCACGTCGAGTACGACCGGCTCCGCGCCCGCCGCGCGCAGCCGCTCTGTCTTCGCCTCGCTCGTGGTGGTGCCGGTGACGGTGTGTCCGGCCGCGTTGAGCAGGGGTACGAGTCGGCTGCCTAGGGCGCCCGTGGCGCCAGTGACGAGGATCTTCATGGGTCCAGCGGATCACCGCGCGCGCCCGCGCACCACGTGTGTTGCCCCGTTCGGGGGGCCGTTCTCGCCCGAAAGACTGGCGGGGCTACTGCTCCGTTGACTGCAGGGCCTGCTCCCGGCCGCGGTCCATGATGCGGCGGTAGACGTACGCCCCGGTGTCCCGTACGGCCTCGCTCGTCGGGGCGTCGTCGGCGGTGACGGCCTTGCCGTCGGCGTAGCCGGCGATGGTGAAGTAGGCATAGCGGCCGAGGGTGTTGCTCGTCAGCCGGCAGGCGGTGGCGCGGCAGAACTCGGGGACGCCCTGGCCGGGCAGCGACTCCAGGTTGCCCTTCGCCTGCTCGGCGGTGCGGGCGGCCGGACCCTCGTCGGCGAAGGCGGCGACGCCGACGGTGACCGCGGTTCCCTCGCGGGTGTAGGTGGCGCGCAGCAGCCGGTCGCAGCCGTTGGCGGTGAGGATCTTGCCGAGCTTGCTGGAGGCGCCGGAGGC
The Streptomyces sp. CNQ-509 DNA segment above includes these coding regions:
- a CDS encoding glycoside hydrolase family 3 protein, with protein sequence MTLPEKAGQMIQVQNAFLGDPRDLARLGIGAMLSAGDDGGPRGPRDDAAAWARMVDRYQRAALRGRLRIPLLYGADAVHGMSGTTGSVIFPHHIGMGATRDPALVRRAERVARDETLGAGVRWAFTPCVCVPQDVRWGRTYEGYAEDPALVGKLGAASVRGFQGPALGPRSVLATAKHYLGDGGTAYGTATGEGRLLDQGDVRVTEAELRRVHLAPYRDAIAAGVGSVMAGYSSVHGTKTHGDRRLLTGVLKGELGFRGFVVSDYDAVQQLPGKDLAAQVARAVNAGIDMVMVSRDYRGVHRALVGGVRRGDIPRQRVDDAVRRILAAKDRLGLFDDPFTDPARTAAVGSPRHRAVARQVVRASQVLLRNERGALPLPRRGPYRIVVGGNGADDLGRQLGGWSVGWQGGTGRTTRGTTFLQALRAATAGTGIEVATEGRGDVGIWVGGENPYAEWFGDSRTLALGARNEADLADVCGRAKTCVGVLYSGRPLVLGKALARTDAFVAAWLPGTEAGGITDALFGAGFSGRLPVTWPRRAADAPASREAGANPLFRYGAGLRPY
- a CDS encoding NAD(P)-dependent oxidoreductase, yielding MKILVTGATGALGSRLVPLLNAAGHTVTGTTTSEAKTERLRAAGAEPVVLDVLDAAAVRAAVANAAPEVIVHEATALSQQTSLSARDLRRLDTVFATTNRLRSEGTDNLLAAAAETGTRRFIAQSFAGWPYKREGGLIKTEDDPLDTTPPPGTEQSLGAMKHLEEAVTSAPGIEGIVLRYGGFYGPGTTIYPGGEQAEMVRKRLLPLVGRGEGVISLIHIDDAAAATAAAVERGTPGIYNITDDDPAAQKEWLPRLAAAMGARPPRRLPVWLARLAAGKWVTTVMTEGRGAANDKAKRELGWQPGHPTWREGFTEVFAAR